In one Fodinicola acaciae genomic region, the following are encoded:
- a CDS encoding sensor histidine kinase — protein MTATTIRPDPGGCEEPAGVIGMPLKDRPGWWPIHGQARSGVGSGKFGWVYGAIWQVYLLIPGAYLVTADSEPWKWIGLAALAMFMVLYTATFALNRRWHSRKPLVPGERWLSIIVLTALGLLTVPAAHVAGLYTLLYVAVAGVAMLSSLQALVVGVVTIGGGALIGWWAGFDGWEFMPLMAASATFGMWGVGKVLQQSAALRRANEQIAELAISEERARLARDLHDVLGHSLTVISVKAELASRLSEVDPVRAGHEIADVHRLARDALADVRTTVAGYREGSLAAELAGARAALAAAGIEAELPSGADQVAGARRALFGWTLREGVTNVVRHSGAGTCRVTLTADSIEVADDGVGPSEASSDGHGLIGLAERVEAAGGRLAVGRAPEGGFLLRVTAA, from the coding sequence ATGACAGCGACCACGATCCGGCCTGACCCCGGCGGCTGCGAAGAGCCCGCCGGGGTCATCGGGATGCCGCTCAAGGATCGGCCCGGCTGGTGGCCGATCCACGGCCAGGCGCGCAGTGGCGTCGGCAGCGGCAAGTTCGGCTGGGTCTACGGCGCGATCTGGCAGGTCTATCTGCTGATCCCCGGCGCCTACCTCGTGACGGCGGACAGCGAGCCATGGAAGTGGATCGGGCTCGCCGCGCTGGCGATGTTCATGGTCCTCTACACCGCGACCTTCGCACTCAACCGGAGGTGGCATTCCCGGAAGCCGCTGGTCCCCGGCGAGCGCTGGCTGTCGATCATCGTGCTCACCGCGCTCGGTCTGCTCACCGTGCCGGCTGCTCACGTCGCCGGCCTCTACACACTGCTGTACGTGGCCGTCGCCGGCGTCGCGATGCTGTCCAGCCTGCAGGCGCTGGTGGTCGGTGTTGTCACGATCGGCGGTGGCGCGCTGATCGGCTGGTGGGCCGGCTTCGACGGTTGGGAGTTCATGCCACTCATGGCGGCCTCGGCCACCTTCGGCATGTGGGGTGTCGGCAAGGTCCTGCAGCAGTCGGCCGCACTGCGCCGAGCCAACGAACAGATCGCCGAGCTGGCCATCAGCGAGGAACGGGCCAGGCTGGCGCGCGACCTGCACGACGTGCTCGGCCACTCGTTGACCGTGATCTCGGTGAAGGCCGAGCTGGCCAGCCGGTTGTCCGAGGTCGACCCGGTGCGGGCCGGCCACGAGATCGCCGACGTGCACCGGCTGGCCAGAGACGCGCTCGCCGACGTGCGTACGACCGTCGCCGGCTACCGTGAGGGCTCGCTGGCCGCGGAGCTGGCCGGTGCGCGCGCCGCGCTGGCCGCCGCCGGGATCGAGGCCGAGCTGCCGTCCGGCGCCGACCAGGTGGCCGGCGCGCGACGGGCGCTGTTCGGCTGGACGCTGCGCGAAGGAGTGACAAACGTGGTGAGGCACAGCGGCGCTGGCACCTGCCGGGTCACGCTGACCGCCGACAGCATCGAGGTCGCCGACGACGGCGTCGGTCCGTCAGAGGCCAGCTCCGACGGACACGGCCTGATCGGCCTGGCCGAGCGGGTCGAGGCCGCCGGCGGCAGGCTCGCCGTCGGCCGAGCGCCGGAAGGCGGCTTCCTGCTCAGGGTCACCGCCGCATGA
- a CDS encoding response regulator transcription factor translates to MSDIKVLLADDQQLVRGALAALLDLESDIRVVAEVGRGDEVVDAARRTRPDVALLDVEMPGLDGISASKALRAAVPSCKVLIVTTFGRPGYLRRAMESGASGFVVKDTPARELADAVRRVMSGLRVVDPSLAAESLATGQSPLTTREAQVLRSARDGGTVADLAHQLGLSEGTVRNHLSSAIGKTGARTRAEAVRLAEENGWLLGAGAS, encoded by the coding sequence ATGAGCGACATCAAGGTCCTGCTGGCCGACGACCAGCAGCTCGTCCGAGGTGCGCTGGCCGCGCTGCTCGACCTGGAGTCCGACATCCGGGTGGTCGCCGAGGTCGGCCGGGGCGACGAGGTCGTCGACGCGGCCCGGCGTACGCGTCCGGACGTGGCCCTGCTCGACGTCGAAATGCCAGGCCTGGACGGCATCTCCGCCAGCAAGGCGCTGCGCGCGGCGGTGCCGTCGTGCAAGGTGCTGATCGTCACGACCTTCGGCCGTCCCGGCTATCTGCGCCGCGCGATGGAGTCCGGTGCGAGCGGCTTCGTCGTCAAGGACACGCCGGCGCGCGAGCTGGCCGACGCCGTACGCCGCGTGATGAGCGGCCTGCGCGTCGTCGATCCGTCGCTGGCCGCGGAAAGCCTGGCCACCGGCCAGAGTCCGCTCACCACGCGCGAGGCCCAGGTGCTGCGGTCCGCGCGCGACGGCGGCACGGTCGCCGACCTCGCGCACCAGCTGGGGCTGAGCGAGGGGACCGTACGCAACCACCTGTCGTCGGCGATCGGCAAGACGGGCGCGCGTACGCGTGCGGAGGCGGTGCGGCTGGCAGAGGAAAACGGCTGGCTGCTCGGCGCCGGCGCGTCCTGA
- a CDS encoding ABC transporter permease — MSWQYVWLEIRRVLRAPQFVLLGIGIPAVMFMIFGPIYGSQQAGGLSALKYIMASMAAFGAMTASLNGGSRVAYERQTGWNRLLRLTPLRPWSYVLTRLVVALLISLPVILVVYALGATVGGIRMSLTTWLTSVVALWLGTIPFGILGLFVGFLSTAAVSGMVSSAVFLLLSMFGGLWFPVEIMPAFMATIARFTPSYWLGALARDPLSGAGISPQAVITLSAYTVVIGLFAMWAYRRDTSRT; from the coding sequence ATGAGCTGGCAGTACGTGTGGTTGGAGATCCGCCGAGTGCTGCGCGCGCCGCAGTTCGTGCTGCTCGGCATCGGCATCCCGGCGGTGATGTTCATGATCTTCGGACCGATCTACGGGTCGCAGCAGGCCGGTGGCTTGTCGGCGCTCAAATACATCATGGCCAGCATGGCGGCCTTCGGCGCGATGACCGCGTCGCTCAACGGGGGTTCGCGCGTCGCGTACGAGCGCCAGACCGGCTGGAACAGGCTGCTCCGGCTCACTCCGCTGCGGCCGTGGTCATACGTGTTGACCAGGCTGGTCGTCGCGCTGCTGATCTCGCTGCCGGTGATCCTGGTGGTCTACGCTCTCGGCGCCACCGTCGGTGGCATACGGATGTCGCTCACCACCTGGCTGACCAGCGTGGTCGCGCTGTGGCTCGGCACGATCCCGTTCGGCATCCTCGGCCTGTTCGTCGGCTTCCTGTCCACCGCGGCAGTCTCCGGCATGGTGTCCAGCGCGGTGTTCCTGCTGCTCAGCATGTTCGGCGGCCTGTGGTTTCCGGTCGAGATCATGCCGGCGTTCATGGCGACCATCGCCAGGTTCACTCCGTCGTACTGGCTCGGTGCGCTGGCGCGCGACCCGCTGTCCGGCGCCGGCATCAGCCCGCAGGCGGTGATCACGCTCTCGGCGTACACCGTGGTGATCGGACTGTTCGCGATGTGGGCCTACCGGCGGGATACTTCCCGTACATGA